The nucleotide sequence GGACCAGGCGGGAAATCCGGTCGCGGATGCGACGGTGACCGCGGTCGCCAACCGCGCCCCCGCCGCGGTGGTCACGGACGCGCAGGGTCGCTACACGCTTTCGAACCTGCCGCCGGGAACCTACAAGGTGCGCGCCGAGGCTCAGGGCAAGGCTCCCATCGTGCTCGATGAAGTCTCGGTCAGCATCAACACCCGTACGCGCGTCGACGTCACGCTCGTCACCGGACAAACGGAAACGGTGACCGTGACAGCGGAAGCGCCCGTCGTCGACACGAAGTCCGTGACGACGGGAGGCAACTTCAAGGTCGACAAGTTCGTCGACCAGATCCCGGTCGGCCGCAACCTGGCCTCGACGCTCACGCTCGCGCCGGGCGTTGCCAGCGGACTCGGAACAGGCGCCGGCAACTACGCGATTTCCGGGTCGTCGGGACTCGAGAACTCCTACATCGTCGACGGTGTGAACATCACGAACACCGGCTACGGCGGTATCGGTTCCTACAACATCGTGTACGGCTCGCTCGGCACCGGCGTGACCTACGACTTCCTCGAGGAAGTGCAGGTCAAGACCGGAGGCATCGACGCCGAATACGGACAGGCGACCGGCGGTGTCGTCAACACCGTCGTGAAGACGGGCACGAACGATCTCTCGGGCGCGGTGTCGTTCTATGGCTCGGGTTACACCGACCAATTCGCGCAAGCGGATCTCTTCGTGGGCGCCACCAACAACAACAAGGGAAGCTGGAATGACAGCGCGCAGTACGACCTGGGCCTGTCGGTCGGCGGTCCGATCGTCAAGGACAAGCTGTTCTACTTCGTGGCGTACAACCCGGTTTTGACGAAGTCCTCGGCGACGGTCCAGGGAATCTCGCTGCCGACCACCATCAGCAACGGCAATCCCGCGCTCACGCAGTACGACCCGCCGTCGACGTATCCGGCGTCCATCGGGATCCAGACCCAGCAGCGGACCTCGAACAACTACGCCGGCAAGCTCACCTGGTATGCGAATCCGAATCACCGGCTCGAACTGACCGCGTTCGGCGATCCCTCGACGGGCGATCAGGGTCCGCAGCGCCTTCCGAGCGCCGCAAACGGCGCATCGGCGCTGAAGAACATCGACATCTTCACGACGGGCGGCGGCCTCTCGTCGATCAACTACGGCGGCAACAACTACTCGCTGAAGTACGACGCGGTGTTCACGCCGACGTTCTTCATGCAGGCGCAGGTGGGTCGTCACGACGGCAAGTTCGAGGAAACTTCCGAGCTGGATGCCTCGCGCTACACCGATCAGCGGCAGCTCCGCTGCTTCCTCAGCCCGGCGTTCTGCACTCCGGGTCAGTCGAGGGACAACGCCGCCACCTGGAACGTCGGCGGCGTCGGCTTCATCTCGAATCAGAAGGACATCAACAACCAGGCGAAGGTCCTCCTCACCTGGGTAGCGGGCAACAACGAGCTGAAGGGCGGCGCGTCGTACGACATGATTCGCTACACGGACGCCCAGGACTACACGGGTCCCGACATCCCGATCCGCTTCGGAAGAAACGGCGGCGGTGCGGCCGCGTTGACGACTCCTTGCGCCGATGACGGTTCGACGGTAACGCCGTGCTACGTGCTCCTCGATACGCGCGGCGGCGTCACCGCGTCGGCACGTCAGAACGCGTCTACGGGCGCCATCAGCTTCCGTGCGACTCGCGGACGGTATAGCCCCGATCCGGGGCCAACTCAAACGGACGACATGGCGCTGTTCGTCCAAGATACGTTCACGTTCGCGCAGAACTGGACGCTGAAGGCCGGCGTGCGCG is from Candidatus Polarisedimenticolaceae bacterium and encodes:
- a CDS encoding TonB-dependent receptor translates to MEIRWIRMLFASAAACLLALSAWAQTSTTGVIEGRVRDQAGNPVADATVTAVANRAPAAVVTDAQGRYTLSNLPPGTYKVRAEAQGKAPIVLDEVSVSINTRTRVDVTLVTGQTETVTVTAEAPVVDTKSVTTGGNFKVDKFVDQIPVGRNLASTLTLAPGVASGLGTGAGNYAISGSSGLENSYIVDGVNITNTGYGGIGSYNIVYGSLGTGVTYDFLEEVQVKTGGIDAEYGQATGGVVNTVVKTGTNDLSGAVSFYGSGYTDQFAQADLFVGATNNNKGSWNDSAQYDLGLSVGGPIVKDKLFYFVAYNPVLTKSSATVQGISLPTTISNGNPALTQYDPPSTYPASIGIQTQQRTSNNYAGKLTWYANPNHRLELTAFGDPSTGDQGPQRLPSAANGASALKNIDIFTTGGGLSSINYGGNNYSLKYDAVFTPTFFMQAQVGRHDGKFEETSELDASRYTDQRQLRCFLSPAFCTPGQSRDNAATWNVGGVGFISNQKDINNQAKVLLTWVAGNNELKGGASYDMIRYTDAQDYTGPDIPIRFGRNGGGAAALTTPCADDGSTVTPCYVLLDTRGGVTASARQNASTGAISFRATRGRYSPDPGPTQTDDMALFVQDTFTFAQNWTLKAGVRASQQKIKGSGDYSLTFYYDDGLRTPESSTAPAIAGQYTFDWAIAPRVGLTWDATGDGRSKLYVNAARYYERVPNDLAIRALSNEADLGTTIFNAWDPLSGPTPGSQTNGGGIRGGQTSVQPGTKLPFTDEYVLGWQQELGRDVSYEIRGIYREEGRALEDTQFNTVEATENYYIQYYLGAVGPGGINRLPFPTYPSAPFAQYVLANPGENTPAGFPKAVRKYYALEAILNKRFSDHWLFYGNMRFSHLYGNYEGLFRNDNGQSDPNVTSLFDFPNSGLLAGQFQPGVLNTDVPFAMKLYGSYQMDNGVAIGAALNVSAGTPRTPLLAHPNGFYQNAGEVPGKDPVYYWYTTTPASPCGSTYCLTTGTPTQFFDDPGAYNVGSWAFPHLYSYDVVKRGFLGRTAMQTTLDLSATWSKNFSRWATFGVGLTVFNVLNSKETILNDDDVELQAGVTDPDYLSPIQYQNPRSIRAFAKWSF